From a single Miscanthus floridulus cultivar M001 chromosome 8, ASM1932011v1, whole genome shotgun sequence genomic region:
- the LOC136476139 gene encoding midasin-like, protein MPDSADPLPTQPSPDPDMPPRKPLAGGGGKKLKKPLTDKQRAAAEQRLSHLRAHLNLRPLESPAAGARALPPLQEAALDALGLLDFFRLDLQSDAPRPDLIAPLVAYYDPACKRSFVRGVRVAVSRHDLTRALSLPPKPASAAPAPADVDPAAVVPAVMQLLQDYVLLPFQGDDMCILPQEVAAAEQAVREGAAHRVDWGGLIWGLVEKEMLELPKREDGLCYYGPHLQRLIYAQKPHLLSLVEEGPVPEVSADVEMEEDDGDVDLKSKSLVELEPGDGDGDGDGDAGNDVRSKSLEESELGNAGGRNDGLDELQLGDAVTRNKVMEELCLGDVDARNNSIEELEVVEEYARIKSLNECEAVDVDPDAMDNNIHEWETVNEDARSKSLNESEAVHVDPDAMDNNIDEMETVNEDARTKSLDESEAVDVNPDAMDNNIDEMDAVNEDARSKSMNESEAVDAINNNIVKLDAVNEDARSKSLNDESEPVEEDVKGPSFDDMNTVDEHVNGTNTDGLCLGFVAVEAVSAVHEARLDNNEERTEEAPAGGDDVAVPTDVDGEEPSVEAVVVTQEVVAVADELGDEEAEGDEERDAMGLSLGFNSTNGYGAMDVEEETNVENLDEDESDSGNEEAEESEDDAFDVNDGEDMNWRIGDGQGDEGMAHSLQRCNTFGGMEFEDLNKGEAEMRDELRFDDFPARASLERMTSSNLLQAMNSIPSSYNVAENVHDLPSGDFLAMGADAHKSGVDLGPGSSYLFGNNGKRNIDDIDGYNGNMQVQEEFPQSNQHKRMRHSNSSNISPGSAFFNASFSVPIQNLMVEASRLYEKNEQKLQNLQFEKQQWSHMLQQKEAIIQSLNSARFEQQNKYQAELRHFEHDLNVMAQLVTTYKKALKQTRASFDEYRKKFPCNVPLYGDVAGSGGLVLGVRELEKRRCEEEQQNIAMVNGMIERFQYEWFSKQDEWGLSVNSLWSRVERLYKEIQLLKENRRARFATPATEESIPATEE, encoded by the coding sequence ATGCCCGACTCTGCCGATCCCCTCCCCACGCAACCCTCGCCGGATCCGGACATGCCGCCGCGGAAGCCCctcgctggcggcggcggcaagaAGCTCAAGAAGCCCCTCACCGACAAGCAGCGCGCTGCCGCGGAGCAGCGCCTGTCCCACCTCCGCGCCCACCTCAACCTCCGCCCCCTCGAGTCCCCAGCTGCCGGGGCCCGTGCCCTACCGCCGCTGCAGGAGGCGGCGCTCGATGCCCTAGGCCTGCTCGACTTCTTCCGCCTCGACCTGCAATCCGACGCCCCGCGCCCCGACCTCATCGCCCCGCTCGTCGCCTACTACGACCCGGCCTGCAAGCGCAGCTTCGTCCGCGGCGTCCGCGTCGCCGTCTCGCGCCACGACCTCACCCGCGCGCTCAGCCTACCCCCGAAGCCCGCCTCCGCGGCGCCGGCCCCAGCCGACGTCGACCCCGCAGCGGTGGTCCCTGCCGTTATGCAGCTCCTGCAGGATTACGTCCTGCTCCCGTTCCAGGGGGACGACATGTGCATACTGCCGCAGGAGGTGGCCGCCGCGGAGCAGGCGGTCAGGGAGGGGGCGGCGCATAGGGTTGACTGGGGGGGCCTGATCTGGGGCCTCGTCGAGAAGGAGATGCTCGAGCTGCCCAAGAGGGAAGACGGGTTGTGTTACTACGGGCCGCACCTGCAGAGGCTCATTTATGCCCAAAAGCCACATCTGTTATCGCTGGTGGAGGAAGGGCCTGTTCCGGAGGTGTCTGCTGATGTGGAGATGGAGGAGGATGATGGTGATGTGGATTTGAAAAGCAAGAGCTTGGTGGAGCTGGAGCcgggggatggggatggggatggggatggcgATGCGGGTAACGATGTGAGGAGCAAGAGCTTGGAGGAGTCGGAATTGGGGAATGCTGGTGGAAGGAATGATGGTTTGGACGAGTTACAGTTGGGGGATGCTGTTACAAGAAACAAGGTCATGGAGGAGTTGTGTTTAGGGGATGTAGATGCCAGGAACAACAGTATAGAGGAACTAGAGGTGGTCGAGGAATATGCAAGGatcaagagcttgaatgaatgtGAGGCTGTGGATGTGGATCCAGATGCCATGGACAACAATATACATGAATGGGAGACGGTCAATGAAGATGCAAGGagcaagagcttgaatgaatctgAGGCTGTGCATGTGGATCCAGATGCCATGGACAACAATATAGACGAGATGGAGACGGTTAATGAAGATGCAAGGACCAAGAGCTTGGATGAATCTGAGGCTGTGGATGTGAATCCGGATGCCATGGACAACAATATAGATGAAATGGATGCGGTGAATGAAGACGCAAGGAGCAAGAGCATGAATGAATCTGAGGCTGTGGATGCCATAAACAACAATATAGTCAAATTGGATGCGGTCAATGAAGACGCAAGGAGCAAGAGCTTGAATGATGAATCAGAGCCGGTGGAAGAGGATGTTAAGGGTCCAAGCTTCGATGACATGAACACCGTGGATGAGCACGTCAATGGCACAAACACGGATGGGTTATGTTTGGGATTTGTGGCAGTTGAAGCTGTGTCTGCTGTACATGAGGCAAGGCTTGACAATAATGAGGAAAGGACAGAGGAAGCACCAGCAGGGGGTGATGATGTGGCAGTGCCTACAGATGTGGATGGTGAAGAACCCTCGGTGGAGGCAGTAGTTGTAACACAGGAGGTAGTGGCTGTTGCAGACGAGTTGGGGGATGAGGAGGCTGAGGGGGATGAAGAGAGGGATGCAATGGGATTGAGCTTGGGGTTTAACTCTACCAATGGTTATGGTGCTATGGATGTGGAAGAGGAAACTAATGTTGAGAATTTGGATGAGGATGAGAGTGACAGTGGCAATGAAGAGGCAGAGGAGTCAGAGGATGATGCATTTGACGTTAATGATGGAGAGGACATGAATTGGAGAATTGGGGATGGCCAGGGGGATGAGGGAATGGCACATTCCTTACAACGCTGTAACACATTTGGGGGCATGGAGTTTGAGGACCTGAATAAAGGGGAGGCTGAGATGAGGGATGAGTTAAGGTTTGACGATTTCCCTGCGAGGGCATCTTTGGAAAGGATGACATCATCAAACCTCCTCCAAGCCATGAACTCAATTCCCTCATCATACAATGTAGCAGAGAATGTGCATGATCTGCCTTCTGGGGATTTCTTGGCTATGGGGGCTGATGCACATAAGAGTGGAGTGGACCTGGGACCAGGGAGCTCATATTTATTTGGGAATAATGGTAAGAGGAATATTGACGATATTGATGGGTACAATGGCAATATGCAGGTGCAAGAGGAGTTTCCTCAGTCTAATCAGCATAAGAGGATGCGGCATAGTAACAGTAGCAACATATCACCTGGATCAGCCTTTTTCAATGCAAGCTTTTCGGTACCTATACAGAACTTGATGGTTGAGGCAAGCAGGCTCTATGAGAAGAATGAGCAAAAACTTCAGAATTTGCAATTTGAGAAACAACAGTGGTCTCACATGCTGCAGCAGAAGGAAGCCATTATCCAATCCCTAAACTCAGCTCGGTTTGAGCAACAGAATAAGTATCAAGCGGAGCTTAGACACTTCGAGCATGATCTGAATGTTATGGCTCAGTTGGTCACTACCTACAAAAAAGCTTTAAAACAGACACGGGCTTCTTTTGATGAGTACAGGAAGAAGTTCCCTTGCAATGTTCCTCTTTATGGTGATGTTGCTGGCAGCGGCGGTCTTGTTCTTGGTGTGAGGGAGTTGGAGAAGAGGCGGTGTGAGGAGGAGCAGCAAAATATTGCCATGGTAAATGGTATGATTGAAAGATTCCAGTACGAATGGTTCTCAAAGCAAGATGAGTGGGGACTTTCTGTCAACTCACTGTGGAGCAGAGTGGAAAGACTCTATAAGGAGATTCAGCTTCTCAAGGAAAACAGAAGAGCAAGATTTGCTACCCCAGCTACAGAGGAATCTATCCCAGCTACAGAGGAATGA